A portion of the Gemmatimonadales bacterium genome contains these proteins:
- a CDS encoding PRC-barrel domain-containing protein → MTDPTAPSLIKLSDSDQVLADPAEDIRGKKVHDRDGDDLGTVGDLLIDADEGKVRFLLVEHGGILGIGSKSTFIPVDAVDDIDDNTVHVTEPRERIAAAPAYDPELMDAADYYDSVYAYYGVPSFWSAGYIYPGYPFIPRQ, encoded by the coding sequence CGACCCCACCGCCCCATCATTGATCAAGCTGAGCGACAGCGATCAGGTCCTGGCCGACCCGGCGGAGGACATCCGCGGCAAGAAAGTGCACGATCGCGACGGCGACGACCTCGGCACCGTGGGCGACCTGCTCATCGACGCCGACGAGGGCAAGGTCCGCTTCCTCCTCGTCGAGCACGGCGGCATTCTCGGCATCGGCAGCAAATCAACCTTCATCCCGGTCGACGCCGTCGACGACATCGATGACAACACCGTTCATGTCACCGAGCCGCGCGAGCGGATCGCCGCGGCACCCGCGTATGACCCCGAACTTATGGACGCAGCGGACTACTACGACTCGGTTTACGCCTATTACGGCGTGCCATCGTTCTGGAGCGCCGGATACATCTATCCCGGCTATCCCTTCATCCCGCGACAGTAG